Part of the Prevotella communis genome is shown below.
CTGGCGTTGGAATAGTCACGTCACTTAGACCAGCCTTAGGTATCGAATACCAGCGCAAGAATAAATTTGAGGTGCTCCATAAATCTGTAGGAAAAGAAGTGACCTCCAAACGTAATACCGACCATACGGGATGTGGATTATGGCTTATAGACTCGTTTGTTACGGGTTTGAAAGGAGAACTGCATATTTACTCTGAAGGTGCATACTATATTAATCGCCAAGGAAAGATTAAACGGGGTGAGTGTTCTTATTGGAAGGGTACAATAATTTATGTGAACCTCCCGTTTAGTAATAAGAATGCTTTGATAGAAATGAGGAAACTCATGGAAGATGGACTGGTTGAAATATAAAAAGATTAAAATATGGAAAAAATTAATTTGAATAAATACGCTCCATTAATAACACGCAGAGAACTTGGTGGGGAGATTTATTCTCTTATTAGGCGTGGTCTTGATAGGAATGATGAAATTGAAGTGTCGATGACTAATATTGTTTCTATGACAACATTTTGCGCCAAACAAATTTTTGGCAAACTATATGTAGAATTGGGACGAGATGAGTATCTGCGTCGGATTCACCTCGTTAATCTCTCAGATGACGTGAACTTTATCATAAGGATTGGCATTACCAATGCAGTGAAGGAGTCGAAAGAGTAGGATGGCTGGGAGGCATGCCAAGAGAAGATGGCAGGGGGATAGTTCTGACATGAGAAATCATCAGTCACAAGTTTTTGGGTTCATGGTTCATGATTAATGGTTCATGGTCAATTGTGATTCAGGGCACTAACGGTTCATGGTGAATGATTCATGGTTCTTGAAGATAACCGTGACTCATTAATCGTTAACCGATAGTAACTAGCAAGTTTTTTAAAATGGATGAAAAAAAAGTTGATGAGATAACCAGATTGGCGATGAACATATATTCCAATAAAGGTGTGTATGCTTTATTGCTTGGTTCTGGCATTTCACTTTCTGCAGGAATTCTTTCTGGCTGGAGAGTTACTGAGGACTTGCTGAGGAAGTTGGCCTTTATGCAGGAAGGACATAATCCTGATGATGTGTTCCTGTGGTACAAAAATAAATACCACAAAGAAGCAGAATACTCGGATTTGTTGGGTCAACTGGGGCATCATCCAGCAGAGATAGGCAATTTACTATGGTCTTATTTTGAACAATCAGAAGAGGACAGGAAGAATAAACGGAAAGAGCCTACTAAGGCTCACGTGGCTATAGCTGAATTGGCTTCGAAAGGCTATTTCAAAGTCATAATCACTACTAATTTTGACAGATTGTTGGAAAACGCCCTAGACCAAAAAGGAGTGAAGTTTCAGGTGGTTTCAAATGAAACAAACTTAGAAGGGGCCGTTCCCATTGTTCATTTCCCCGTGACATTATTTAAGGTTAATGGTGATTATAAAGATACCCGTGTTAGGAATACGGAAGAAGAGCTAACTAATTATCCTCCGGTATGGAATAATTATCTGCTCGCAATACTTAAAGACTTCGGACTCGTTACATGTGGTTGGTCTGCAACTTGGGATAAGGCTGTGATAAATGATATCCTGAATAATAAACATCACCAGTATAGCTATAACTTTACTTACGTTGACAAGGATAAATCAAAGGAGATTATTTCTCTTAGTGATGATTGCAATGGTTCTACTTTTGGTATAGACGGGGCAGATGATTTCTTTACAGAACTGGCAGAGAGAATTAAGGCTTTAGAATTGATACATGACAAGGATATGGAGATAGATAAAGAAATTGCTATTGCCCGGGTAAAGGACTGTATTATGCGTGATGAAGATATAATACGCTATACAGACCTCTTTGAAAATGAAACTGCGCGAGTTATTCAAAAAGTTGGCGAGTTTACGTATACCAATGAATACATGAATGCCACGCTGTATAGTCAGATTTATTCAACGGCAATAAGTTATTTGTCAGTTCTCTTGCCTATGAGTGTTGTTGCTGTGAGATGGACCGATAGCAATCATGCAGAAGCAATTGTTAATGCTTTATCGGCCTTGGCAAATCGACCGATAATTATTAGTGGCGTGTTTACTGACGAAGGAAAGCTACAGAACCATGTTGTTGATACATTGTACCTATATGGGACGGGAATCGCATGTCTCTATTATCGGAAGTACGAACTGCTTGACAGGCTATTTAGAGTGAAACTTGATGACGCTGATAGATTATCATCTTCTTATCTGATAGATATTGCAAACTGTTGGCTAATTGATAGGGATAGGTGGAACGCTACATCACAAAACAGATTGAAGACACCGTTCAGTTGGTTGGTTTCAGATTTGTTGAGGCCCATGTTTGCAGTTATTAAGGACAAAGAGGAATTCGATACCTATTTCTGTGTCTTTGAGAAATTGCTGGCTATGTATTACTATATGCTGATATCTTCAACCATGCAGATAGAGGAATTTCGTCATAATGCTCCGATAGGACAGTTTGCATGGCAGTCGTTCTATTTTACTCGAAAGAATGACAATAAGTATGAAGCGTTCTTTAATGAAATAGTAGATCTAAAAGAGCAGTCGTCTCAACTTAGAGGAGGGTTGTTTGAGGGTAAATATGAATTATTTAACGAGGCATATGCTGAAGTTAATGAGATAGAAAAGAGGGTCAGACCTTATATGATGTATTAGGGGACGATTTCGGATGGCAGAGGCTGATTTGCGGCATAAAAAATCATTACTCACATTGTTTTAA
Proteins encoded:
- a CDS encoding STAS-like domain-containing protein, translating into MEKINLNKYAPLITRRELGGEIYSLIRRGLDRNDEIEVSMTNIVSMTTFCAKQIFGKLYVELGRDEYLRRIHLVNLSDDVNFIIRIGITNAVKESKE
- a CDS encoding SIR2 family protein yields the protein MDEKKVDEITRLAMNIYSNKGVYALLLGSGISLSAGILSGWRVTEDLLRKLAFMQEGHNPDDVFLWYKNKYHKEAEYSDLLGQLGHHPAEIGNLLWSYFEQSEEDRKNKRKEPTKAHVAIAELASKGYFKVIITTNFDRLLENALDQKGVKFQVVSNETNLEGAVPIVHFPVTLFKVNGDYKDTRVRNTEEELTNYPPVWNNYLLAILKDFGLVTCGWSATWDKAVINDILNNKHHQYSYNFTYVDKDKSKEIISLSDDCNGSTFGIDGADDFFTELAERIKALELIHDKDMEIDKEIAIARVKDCIMRDEDIIRYTDLFENETARVIQKVGEFTYTNEYMNATLYSQIYSTAISYLSVLLPMSVVAVRWTDSNHAEAIVNALSALANRPIIISGVFTDEGKLQNHVVDTLYLYGTGIACLYYRKYELLDRLFRVKLDDADRLSSSYLIDIANCWLIDRDRWNATSQNRLKTPFSWLVSDLLRPMFAVIKDKEEFDTYFCVFEKLLAMYYYMLISSTMQIEEFRHNAPIGQFAWQSFYFTRKNDNKYEAFFNEIVDLKEQSSQLRGGLFEGKYELFNEAYAEVNEIEKRVRPYMMY